A stretch of Eleutherodactylus coqui strain aEleCoq1 chromosome 2, aEleCoq1.hap1, whole genome shotgun sequence DNA encodes these proteins:
- the LOC136612016 gene encoding zinc finger protein 3-like isoform X2, whose product MVRRASCAGRGSCGVRSSVCGQLYQVSQLIEGEMNKDLAQVHSELLTYGLEIICLLTGESYTVVKKHGEVVAGSDPPASEMSSDSMVIPQISLDHQTMKNVLNLANKISQVVKEEFSGTSGFLEGSCEGSTPHEENGQISEHLTNLVNLVNKMTKDKSQVIGKISNHTLELIYLLIGEMPIKNEDIEVYSTMEEYLKGYREFFKDVVMDKDQSQHTPDNKSNNKNNLDEHKMESTCADSTTQESTSISPDDENANLQTQLKVSKRKSKPVRLLYTDYSPRKEKTVSYDTFKKQEISHEPSLTNDDEQMPSKLQKDDDPNLIPTNDPFKNTYKNVNGLSDPSSHESKQTTEDMKAMMKEEDLGSFSEDGEIGQSEFCVNPSQGKPYICVLCGKNFTKKSHLVTHRRVHTGEKPYACHDCGKRFTSNSTLVDHQRIHRGEKPFVCSDCGKSFTKNSNLIDHQRTHTGEKPFACTTCGKSFARSSNLVEHQKIHTGEKSFVCSECGKGFSRSSSLSEHQKIHTGGESYICSECGQCFTKNSSLVRHQSIHTGEKPFICSECGKSFSNSSNLVRHQITHTGEKPFTCPVCGRNFNQNSNLISHQKTHREKATEIK is encoded by the exons ctctatCAGGTCAGCCAATTGATTGAAGGTGAGATGAACAAGGACCTGGCCCAAGTGCATAGTGAGCTCCTGACATATGGCCTGGAGATCATCTGCCttctgaccggagag AGTTATACAGTTGTGAAGAAACATGGAGAGGTAGTTGCGGGGAGTGACCCTCCGGCATCGGAAATGTCTTCCGACAGCATGGTAATACCACAAATAAGCCTTGACCACCAGACGATGAAGAATGTGCTGAATTTAGCCAACAAAATAAGCCAAGTAGTTAAAGAAGAG TTCTCTGGAACTTCGGGTTTCTTAGAAGGCAGTTGTGAGG GCAGCACCCCTCATGAGGAGAACGGTCAAATCTCGGAGCATTTGACTAATTTGGTAAATTTGGTGAACAAGATGACCAAAGACAAGAGTCAGGTGATTGGAAAGATCTCAAACCATACTCTGGAACTTATCTATCTTCTGATTGGAGAG ATGCCTATAAAAAATGAGGATATTGAAGTATATTCCACCATGGAAGAGTATTTAAAAGGATATAGAGAGTTTTTTAAGGATGTGGTAATGGACAAGGATCAAAGCCAGCATACGCCTG ATAATAAATCAAACAACAAAAATAACCTCGATGAACATAAGATGGAATCCACGTGTGCAGACTCTACTACACAAGAAAGCACATCTATCAGTCCTGATGATGAGAATGCAAATTTGCAAACGCAACTTAAAGTAAGCAAGAGAAAGAGTAAGCCTGTTAGACTCCTATATACGGACTATAGCCCTCGCAAAGAGAAAACCGTTTCTTATGATACATTTAAAAAACAGGAGATTTCTCATGAACCGTCCCTTACCAATGATGATGAGCAAATGCCTTCAAAATTACAGAAAGATGATGACCCAAACTTGATACCAACTAATGACCCATTTAAAAACACGTACAAAAACGTCAATGGTTTGTCTGACCCTTCATCTCATGAGAGTAAACAGACAACAGAGGATATGAAAGCGATGATGAAAGAAGAGGACTTAGGAAGCTTCTCTGAAGATGGTGAAATCGGACAATCAGAATTCTGTGTAAATCCTTCACAAGGGAAGCCATACATATGTGTCCTTTGTGGCAAAAACTTTACGAAAAAGTCACACCTGGTAACACACCGCCGTGTCCACACTGGAGAAAAACCGTATGCCTGTCATGATTGTGGAAAACGGTTTACCAGCAATTCAACGCTTGTTGACcatcaaagaattcacagagGAGAGAAACCTTTCGTCTGTTCAGATTGTGGAAAAAGCTTCACAAAGAACTCCAATCTGATTgaccatcagagaactcacacgggAGAGAAACCGTTCGCCTGTACAACATGTGGAAAGAGTTTTGCCAGAAGCTCAAACTTAGTGGAGCACCAGAAAATACATACAGGCGAGAAGTCCTTTGTATGTtccgaatgtgggaaaggtttctCCAGGAGTTCAAGTCTTTCTGAACACCAGAAGATTCATACAGGAGGAGAGTCCTACATCTGCTCAGAATGTGGCCAGTGTTTTACAAAGAACTCCAGTTTAGTCAGACACCAGAGCatccacacaggggagaagccatttataTGCTCCGAGTGTGGGAAAAGCTTCTCGAACAGTTCAaaccttgttagacatcagattacacacacaggagagaaaccgtttaCATGTCCAGTCTGTGGGCGAAACTTCAACCAGAACTCTAATCTTATTTCTCATCAAAAAACTCATAGAGAGAAGGCAACAGAAATAAAGTGA
- the LOC136612016 gene encoding zinc finger protein 3-like isoform X1: MVRRASCAGRGSCGVRSSVCGQLYQVSQLIEGEMNKDLAQVHSELLTYGLEIICLLTGESYTVVKKHGEVVAGSDPPASEMSSDSMVIPQISLDHQTMKNVLNLANKISQVVKEEFSGTSGFLEGSCEGSTPHEENGQISEHLTNLVNLVNKMTKDKSQVIGKISNHTLELIYLLIGEDYIVVKKYNNSTIDNSASTVSEEDPNSVICEKNKAKKVLVLANKIIKILTDQMPIKNEDIEVYSTMEEYLKGYREFFKDVVMDKDQSQHTPDNKSNNKNNLDEHKMESTCADSTTQESTSISPDDENANLQTQLKVSKRKSKPVRLLYTDYSPRKEKTVSYDTFKKQEISHEPSLTNDDEQMPSKLQKDDDPNLIPTNDPFKNTYKNVNGLSDPSSHESKQTTEDMKAMMKEEDLGSFSEDGEIGQSEFCVNPSQGKPYICVLCGKNFTKKSHLVTHRRVHTGEKPYACHDCGKRFTSNSTLVDHQRIHRGEKPFVCSDCGKSFTKNSNLIDHQRTHTGEKPFACTTCGKSFARSSNLVEHQKIHTGEKSFVCSECGKGFSRSSSLSEHQKIHTGGESYICSECGQCFTKNSSLVRHQSIHTGEKPFICSECGKSFSNSSNLVRHQITHTGEKPFTCPVCGRNFNQNSNLISHQKTHREKATEIK, translated from the exons ctctatCAGGTCAGCCAATTGATTGAAGGTGAGATGAACAAGGACCTGGCCCAAGTGCATAGTGAGCTCCTGACATATGGCCTGGAGATCATCTGCCttctgaccggagag AGTTATACAGTTGTGAAGAAACATGGAGAGGTAGTTGCGGGGAGTGACCCTCCGGCATCGGAAATGTCTTCCGACAGCATGGTAATACCACAAATAAGCCTTGACCACCAGACGATGAAGAATGTGCTGAATTTAGCCAACAAAATAAGCCAAGTAGTTAAAGAAGAG TTCTCTGGAACTTCGGGTTTCTTAGAAGGCAGTTGTGAGG GCAGCACCCCTCATGAGGAGAACGGTCAAATCTCGGAGCATTTGACTAATTTGGTAAATTTGGTGAACAAGATGACCAAAGACAAGAGTCAGGTGATTGGAAAGATCTCAAACCATACTCTGGAACTTATCTATCTTCTGATTGGAGAG GACTATATTGTTGTAAAAAAGTATAATAATAGCACAATCGATAACAGTGCATCCACTGTGTCGGAAGAAGACCCTAACTCAGTGATATGTGAGAAAAACAAAGCAAAGAAGGTCTTAGTACTTgccaataaaataattaaaattctAACTGATCAG ATGCCTATAAAAAATGAGGATATTGAAGTATATTCCACCATGGAAGAGTATTTAAAAGGATATAGAGAGTTTTTTAAGGATGTGGTAATGGACAAGGATCAAAGCCAGCATACGCCTG ATAATAAATCAAACAACAAAAATAACCTCGATGAACATAAGATGGAATCCACGTGTGCAGACTCTACTACACAAGAAAGCACATCTATCAGTCCTGATGATGAGAATGCAAATTTGCAAACGCAACTTAAAGTAAGCAAGAGAAAGAGTAAGCCTGTTAGACTCCTATATACGGACTATAGCCCTCGCAAAGAGAAAACCGTTTCTTATGATACATTTAAAAAACAGGAGATTTCTCATGAACCGTCCCTTACCAATGATGATGAGCAAATGCCTTCAAAATTACAGAAAGATGATGACCCAAACTTGATACCAACTAATGACCCATTTAAAAACACGTACAAAAACGTCAATGGTTTGTCTGACCCTTCATCTCATGAGAGTAAACAGACAACAGAGGATATGAAAGCGATGATGAAAGAAGAGGACTTAGGAAGCTTCTCTGAAGATGGTGAAATCGGACAATCAGAATTCTGTGTAAATCCTTCACAAGGGAAGCCATACATATGTGTCCTTTGTGGCAAAAACTTTACGAAAAAGTCACACCTGGTAACACACCGCCGTGTCCACACTGGAGAAAAACCGTATGCCTGTCATGATTGTGGAAAACGGTTTACCAGCAATTCAACGCTTGTTGACcatcaaagaattcacagagGAGAGAAACCTTTCGTCTGTTCAGATTGTGGAAAAAGCTTCACAAAGAACTCCAATCTGATTgaccatcagagaactcacacgggAGAGAAACCGTTCGCCTGTACAACATGTGGAAAGAGTTTTGCCAGAAGCTCAAACTTAGTGGAGCACCAGAAAATACATACAGGCGAGAAGTCCTTTGTATGTtccgaatgtgggaaaggtttctCCAGGAGTTCAAGTCTTTCTGAACACCAGAAGATTCATACAGGAGGAGAGTCCTACATCTGCTCAGAATGTGGCCAGTGTTTTACAAAGAACTCCAGTTTAGTCAGACACCAGAGCatccacacaggggagaagccatttataTGCTCCGAGTGTGGGAAAAGCTTCTCGAACAGTTCAaaccttgttagacatcagattacacacacaggagagaaaccgtttaCATGTCCAGTCTGTGGGCGAAACTTCAACCAGAACTCTAATCTTATTTCTCATCAAAAAACTCATAGAGAGAAGGCAACAGAAATAAAGTGA